In one window of Porites lutea chromosome 8, jaPorLute2.1, whole genome shotgun sequence DNA:
- the LOC140946167 gene encoding uncharacterized protein: MNSDSSFIFSWPTAAEAKKDYFLTTEDLSDLSYRIPPWHRFGMGRPSKYFDPKDLERKAEAKYGVEGFKAKVASREERNKKRKLKEESRENEAKNYEAKKSKLVEENPNTIKQVVSDMAGLVGLTKKCSEEQLQQLVVMVAEKNKSVLNTANEVKDVAMLPRKKFTELQPALAKLFNTNADAALQKSTEKQKREEQKVLQVKQLNEQAAGTWKLTVTDPPQCVGDTGDLTLDLGFGASGELLLDEACSGGDIMGFKDPKKGDQLAEKTLHFKTEQKVCGKWYNGSLSVSMSRDEEGLLLTGSFYQGFKERNCPSRWKFTGRQEGSDDSNA, translated from the coding sequence ATGAACTCTGACAGTAGCTTCATCTTCTCATGGCCCACAGCAGCAGAAGCCAAGAAGGACTATTTCCTGACGACAGAAGATTTGTCGGACCTGAGTTATCGCATTCCACCTTGGCATAGATTTGGTATGGGACGACCTTCCAAGTACTTTGATCCTAAAGACTTGGAGAGGAAAGCAGAAGCCAAATATGGTGTTGAGGGCTTTAAAGCAAAAGTTGCCAGCCGGGAGGAGAGGAATAAGAAACGGAAATTGAAGGAAGAAAGTCGTGAAAATGAGGCCAAGAATTATGAGGCAAAGAAATCAAAGCTGGTTGAAGAGAATCCCAATACTATCAAACAGGTAGTGTCAGATATGGCAGGTCTGGTTGGCTTGACAAAGAAGTGCAGTGAAGAGCAGTTACAGCAGCTGGTTGTAATGGTGGCAGAGAAGAATAAGTCTGTCTTGAATACCGCTAATGAAGTGAAAGATGTAGCTATGTTGCCAAGGAAGAAATTTACAGAGTTACAACCAGCCCTTGCCAAATTATTCAACACAAATGCCGATGCAGCCTTGCAAAAGTCGACAGAAAAGCAGAAGAGAGAAGAACAAAAAGTCTTGCAGGTGAAGCAGCTAAACGAACAAGCAGCAGGTACTTGGAAACTCACAGTTACAGATCCGCCACAGTGTGTGGGTGACACTGGGGACCTTACTCTGGACTTGGGATTTGGTGCCAGTGGTGAGCTGTTGTTGGATGAGGCTTGCAGTGGAGGGGACATCATGGGCTTCAAGGATCCTAAGAAAGGAGATCAGTTGGCTGAAAAGacattgcatttcaaaacagaacAGAAAGTCTGTGGAAAGTGGTACAACGGTTCTCTTAGCGTGTCAATGTCTCGCGATGAGGAAGGGCTGCTGCTGACTGGGTCATTCTATCAAGGCTTCAAGGAAAGAAACTGCCCTTCACGATGGAAATTCACAGGAAGGCAAGAAGGCTCAGATGATAGCAATGCATAA
- the LOC140946764 gene encoding sepiapterin reductase-like yields MFPSGSRTCCVITGASRGFGRSVAIALAREFSDAGIEGHFVLLARSEEGLQETRNKIIETYSSAQVHIIATNLGEIDTLGKTIENAFSKVEPSNISHALLVNNAGSLGDVSKRIKDESQSAEALQGYFNLNLTSPMFFISKFLQRFKDSTCTIINVSSLMAVESYAYFSQYCTGKAARDMMCQVLAKEEPNVRVLNYAPGPLSTDMYDEICRTCGDEKIAGMFNASKEENKIISPDESARKLMSILKEDTFSSGSHIDYFD; encoded by the exons ATGTTTCCCTCAGGTTCTCGAACTTGTTGCGTTATTACTGGGGCTAGTCGTGGTTTCGGAAGGTCTGTAGCCATCGCTCTGGCGCGAGAGTTTTCTGATGCAGGGATCGAGGGTCATTTTGTTCTACTGGCGCGTAGTGAAGAAGGTCTTCAAGAGACGAGAAACAAAATCATTGAGACTTACTCTTCTGCCCAAG TTCACATTATTGCTACCAACCTGGGGGAAATAGACACACtgggtaaaacaatagaaaatgcATTTAGTAAG GTTGAGCCATCAAACATCAGCCATGCTTTACTTGTCAATAATGCAGGATCTCTAGGGGATGTCTCAAAACGTATCAAAGATGAATCCCAAAGTGCTGAAGCCCTTCAAGGTTACTTCAACCTTAATCTTACCTCTCCCATGTTTTTCAT atCAAAGTTTCTACAAAGGTTTAAGGATTCAACCTGCACCATTATCAATGTTTCATCTCTTATGGCAGTGGAGTCTTATGCTTACTTTTCTCAATATTGCACGGGTAAAGCAGCGCGGGATATGATGTGCCAAGTGCTGGCCAAAGAAGAG CCTAATGTGCGGGTATTGAACTATGCTCCAGGCCCACTAAGTACAGATATGTACGATGAGATATGCAGGACGTGCGGTGATGAAAAAATTGCAGGAATGTTCAATGCTAGCAAGGAGGAA aataaaATTATCTCCCCAGACGAATCGGCGAGAAAATTGATGAGCATATTAAAAGAAGATACGTTTTCGTCTGGATCACATATTGATTACTTTGATTAG
- the LOC140946197 gene encoding BTB/POZ domain-containing protein 6-like, with the protein MAGVVNGNWQTELPSIEERTMFIFNKELMSDVKFVFTEANDDGSKKAKLAIPAHKFVLGIGSPVFYAMFYGPMAETTDSIELPDCDYESLLELFRHLYGDEAILSESNVMQVYYLAKKYMVPSLVERCTEHMRENVEGSNVFSVLLLAKKFEEKSLEDRCWGVIKTETTEAVMSEDFVTLERSLVESIVKMERLFVKEVELFKAVDLWSTKEIERRGLTINVNTKREVLGEEIVKAIKFPLMSQKEFMSVVPDSNILTVKEVVDMMKHFSDITEVSLPFNQSPRSGPHKRCLRFNITNGSVSTKSFSKPAVTQNIPFIINKGIFLHGVQFFGKYGGNYIVDVKIFEGTEFFSDTCLFTRCGIHISQTYKDETFSSISYFDVLFNNPVCLEGGKEYRIDATINGPPGNYINSSHEEKFVECAGVTFTFKKRATGNQISCQFPALIFSV; encoded by the coding sequence ATGGCTGGCGTGGTAAACGGCAACTGGCAGACGGAATTGCCTAGTATTGAAGAAAGGACAATGTTTATCTTCAACAAAGAACTCATGAGCGATGTGAAGTTTGTTTTTACCGAGGCGAACGATGACGGAAGCAAGAAGGCAAAGCTGGCGATCCCAGCTCACAAGTTTGTTCTTGGTATCGGCAGTCCTGTGTTTTATGCCATGTTCTATGGTCCAATGGCGGAAACTACAGATTCCATTGAACTACCTGACTGTGATTATGAGAGTCTGCTAGAGTTGTTTCGCCATTTGTACGGCGATGAGGCAATTTTAAGCGAAAGCAATGTCATGCAAGTTTATTACTTAGCCAAGAAATACATGGTGCCTTCCCTTGTGGAAAGATGCACTGAACATATGAGAGAGAATGTGGAAGGATCAAATGTTTTTTCAGTGTTGCTGTTGGCTAAGAAATTTGAGGAAAAATCTTTGGAAGATCGCTGCTGGGGAGTGATAAAGACCGAAACAACAGAAGCTGTGATGTCAGAAGACTTTGTCACGCTAGAGCGATCTCTCGTCGAGTCTATTGTAAAAATGGAGAGGCTTTTTGTAAAAGAGGTCGAATTATTTAAGGCGGTTGATCTTTGGTCCACGAAAGAAATTGAAAGGCGTGGGTTGACCATAAATGTCAATACAAAGAGGGAAGTTCTAGGAGAGGAAATTGTGAAAGCCATAAAGTTTCCACTGATGTCTCAGAAAGAGTTTATGTCTGTTGTCCCTGATTCTAACATACTGACAGTGAAAGAGGTTGTTGATATGATGAAACACTTCAGTGACATTACAGAAGTATCTCTACCATTCAATCAGTCTCCCCGATCTGGTCCGCATAAGCGCTGCCTTAGATTTAACATCACCAATGGCTCTGTCAGTACCAAGTCATTTAGCAAGCCAGCTGTCACTCAGAATATTCCTTTCATCATCaacaaaggaatttttttaCATGGAGTACAGTTCTTTGGTAAATATGGTGGCAATTACATAGTTGATGTTAAGATTTTTGAAGGTACAGAATTTTTCAGTGACACCTGTCTGTTTACAAGGTGTGGAATACACATTTCACAAACTTACAAGGATGAGACATTCAGTTCTATTAGTTACTTTGATGTGCTATTCAATAATCCAGTCTGTTTAGAGGGTGGGAAAGAATACAGGATAGACGCAACCATAAATGGTCCCCCGGGAAACTACATAAACAGTAGTCATGAGGAGAAATTTGTTGAATGTGCTGGGgttacttttacttttaagaAAAGAGCGACAGGAAATCAAATTTCTTGCCAGTTCCCTGCATTAATTTTTAGCGTGTAA